The DNA segment CGGTCCATTTCCGAAAGCGATTAGGGTTTGGCATATTTTTAGTACTATAAAACCTGAATGGAAGAAAACCCTCACATTCTCTTCGCTCTCCCTCAAACGCAAAAGGCCGAGCAGGTTTTTCATTTTCCCTTGTGATTCTTGTCATTGCTGTTTCTGATTTCAGCTTCGGATCTCACATTTTCCCGTTTCAGGTGAGTTActagaaggagaagaaaatgacCACCGTACCGGGACAGCTGGTTTGGGAGATCGTGAAGAAGAACAACTGTTTCTTGGTTAAGGAGTTTGGAAGGGGCACTCAGAGCGTTGAGTTCAGCAGAGAAGCCAACAATCTCTACAACCTTAACTCCTTCAAGTACTCTGGTACTAGATTGTATCCTCATCCGTCGATTTTAATTTGTGAATCTGTTAAATGTATAATAAATCTTATAAGAAATGTAGTGTTGAGATAGAATTTCTGGTTAGGATTTTGGTAATGTGTTTACTTGTTTGAGGTAAATGTGATCTAGGTTTTTATGTATGAAATGTTTAGTGTTTAGTTTTGTAATGTGGATCCATTGGATCTTAGATTTTATATGAAGATCAAGTGTTTGAAATGTATGGTATATAGGTTTGGCAAACAAGAAAACTGTTACTATTCAGCCTGCTGGAAAAGATCAGGCTGTGTTGCTTGCtacaacaaagacaaagaagCAAAACAAGCCGGCTGCATTGCTTCATAAATCTATCAtgaagaaggagttccctagaATGgcaaaagcagtgaaaaaacaGGTAGGAAAAATTTCTTTGGGTCTGCTTTCTTGTTGATTGTGTGGTATTACTCGTGAGAATTTCATAATTCATagtatcaaaaaaaaaattattaggttATGTTTTGTGCCTATGTGAACATGAGTCGGTTTCCATCGGCAGTGATGAGGCTCTAACATGTAAGAAGAATTCCTAATTGGTTTCTTCAGTGAGATGTACTTGTTACGCTTGGCTTCTGAGCTTTTTTCCATTTTAAAGGTCTTAAATGAGCACAATTCTATTCATGTCTTGCtgatttatcttttataaaatgTGTTGCTGGTATCCTCTGTGTCCTTTCGTTGTTCTACACTTCTACTGcaaattattgtttttgttaGCTCCATtgaatatcttttctttttggagTAATTCCATAAATATTGCTGATGTTTTATCAATGTTTGTGATCTCTGGTGCAGGTTGCAGCTAACTACTACAGGCCTGATCTCACCAAGGCAGCTCTTGCAAGGTTGAGTGCTGTCAATAGGAGCCTCAGGGTTGCAAAGTCTGGTGTCAAGAAGAGAAACAGACAGGCTGTTAAGGTCCATGGCAGGAAGTGAATTGAGAGTGTAAAAATCTCACTTCGTTTTTTTTCTTGCCACCATTTGTAGTTTTTGTTCTAGATTTTTTGAGTCTGGATATGTTTGGAGTTTTGTTTCAAAGGCAATTGTGTTTTCAATATGAGACTGGAGCTACCATGTTATAGCTATCAATTGGGATAATTCTTTTGTGTCTTGATACAAGTTCTTTATGGATTTTAGTTGTGTTCACAAACATTTAAAACGGAAACTCTGAAGCTGAACCTCTTTAAATGcaggatattttttattttttaaaagagaacTTTTGTAAATCTTCAGAAACTGAGTTACGAAAAAACAACATATGATATAATCATTGTTTCGTTGTTTCATTCGCAAGGCATAAAAGAGCTTAGAATTTATACTTTTGTtggttaagaaaataaatgtgaatttaaatTGAACAATATTTCGGAATGAAATTATATTCGTGATATTACTTAATCTAATGAGAAAAGGACAATTTAGTCTCTAACCTTTTAACCTGAGGACATTTTTGTCCCTGAGCATtggaaaatatatttaaatcccTGACGTTCTTGAAAATAAGACTGATCAGTCCCTCCGTTTATGAGCTACCCTCAAAGCAGACGGTGGCTCCCCCTATGCTTACCTAGTTCAATAGCGTTCCAATGTGGCACGTTAGTGGGATGGAGGATTTGAAAACGGGACACATAAGTCCCTCTCACTCAAAACGATGTCGTTCTGAGTGTTTTCCCTTATATATATTGTCGTCTCTTTTTCTATGTACAATCCCTATTACACCCACAGAGCTTTTACAGAATTACATAAAACCctaaagaagataaaaaatcaaACGTAGGAATACTCTGTTTCTCCTTCCAAAAAAATCACCATCCAGACTGAGAAGGTTTCGGTGTGCATTCAGTGTGAATCCAGTCTGAGTTGTCGTCTTCGTCACTGAAGGTAAGAATCAGTTGCATTGCTTAGTGAGTCGATTATGTAGTTCAGTAGTTATGAAAGTATGAACTGTTGTACGTGCATGGTGATAGTAATGGTAAAAACTGTATGTGCGTTGTAACAGTGAATTTGATTCAATGTTAGGGCAAAGGAAAGTTCTTGGTTgatttctatttctatttttttgtagGGGATTGATGTATGAGTGTCTAGTTAGTTTATCGTtgatttctgttttttttttctccagaTGGTAGATGTGTTTGTGGTGCTAGTTTTCTACCATGGAGGTAGTTTTGTCAGAAACAGTAATGGTTCCCTTGTTTATCAAAATGGAAAGCtagagaaattttcgaaatggacctgaattttgtaaattttgggGACTTGATCACACTTTTTAAAGGCTTGGGGTACCAGTCGTACAGGGCAGTTTATTGGTATGATCCAATGAGTGATGACATTGAGTCGGGGCTGCACAGTTTGACAGGGGATGCAGGGATCAATGCCATGCAAGAGAACATAATGAAGAATACAAAGACGAATGAATTTTAGTTGTACTTTGACCACCCTGTTGATGAGCCTGAGATTGTGGAGGATGCTGGAAACAAAGGCAAAAGTCCTGTGTTAGAAGAGATTCAGAGTTCATCTTCAGATGATGGGTATGAGAGTACGGAGGATGAGCCCTAAAGGATTTGTATATTCGGGAGGTGGTTTGAGATTGTGCTAGATGCACCACCATACCCGAATTCAAAGAACAGATGGAGAAGCTCAAAGGCATTAATCAGGGGACATGGGAATATCTTTCCAAGTTTGAGCCAGCTACTTGGGTGAAGGCGTATTTCTCCCATGGGCCAAAAGTGGATAACCTCACGAATAACATGTGTGAGGTGTTAAACTCAAAGATAGTCAACTATAGAAGCAAGCCTATCCTCACAATGTGTGAAGAAATAAAGTGCTATCTGATGCGGAGAATGGTTAAGCATAAAGAGCTACTAAGTGATTATACTGGAACGCTCGCACCAGTTCAGCAGAAGAGGATGGAGCGTCTAACAAAGGCCTAGCAATAAATGGCGTGCAGACTGGACAGGTGATGACACACGCAAGCGTTTCAAAGTTACTCGTAAAGCTACCAAGGTGGACGTTGATCTCATCAGGCAGACCTACTCCTGCAACAAATGGCAGCTGACTGGTAAGTTCTAAGTTACTCTAACGCATTATTTTAATACATGTCGAATATATGGTTTAAGTTGCTGGCTGATTGATGTTTTAGTATAtggttttcaatattttaagttGCTGGCTGAATGATGTTTTAGTATATTGTTTTCGATTTTATTAAGTTGTTGGCTGAATGatgttttaatatattattttcaatattttaaacTGCTGGCTGATTGATGTTTTATTACTGGTGCATTCAATTTTGGTTCATGATGTTGTCTTTTGTGTTAGGCATGCCATGTATCCATGCCATAGCAGCAATAAGGAAGAGGCATGATCATCCAGAGGATTATGTGCATCCATGGTTATGCATGGAGTCAATACACAAGACATATGCTCATTGTATTCAGCCTGTGCCAAGTGAGGAGTTCTGGACAAGGACTGAGTACTCAAGGCCGGATCCTCCTATCATAAAGAGACCAATTGGCAGGCCAAAAGTGCATAATAGACAAAAGGATCCAGCTGAGCCAATGATGCAACAAGGAGATAAGTTGAAGAGGTCATTCAAAGTCACTTGTAGTAAGTGTGGTTCATTGGGATATAACTACAAGACATGCAAGGGCGCTCCATCTGATCCCAATTGAAAATCTAAGacaaagaaacccaagaagggTTCCACATCTCAGTCATTGGCAGTCATCCCATTGTCACAGTCAGCTCCAAATGATAGTGTAAGTAATTTGCTTTAGGAGTAATCTGTTTGATTTCTTAACTATGCTAGGAGTTTATGTGTTTACTTGAATGTTTATTTACTAATCTGTTTTATATGTTTAGGAGtaatttgtttgatttcttaTCTATTTTGGTCAGGATGCTCCACCTACTCAGGATGCTCTACCTAGTCAGGATGCTCCATCTGGTCATGATCATGACAAACCTAGTCAGCAATCCACACCTGTTGTAACTTACTAACTGTTCAATGtgcatcattaattaattaatgactacTTTGTCTAATTGGTTTGAATAATTACAATGCTTTTCAACCCATCTCTCAACACAAGTCTCAAGTGGTATCATCACAGGTCCTTCCAATCCTGTGGCAGCAACACCAGCAGCACCCTAAGTCAGGCCAGGACCAGCAACCAGGAGGACACCGTTTAGACCTCCACTCCAAGTTCCATCAACAGCGGCCCAAAAAAGTCAAGCAACTCTACCGAAGATGAAGCCCAGGCAGAAGATATTCAGGCCACCAGCTCTGTTATGCCCCAGTCCACAACCCCCCTCAAAGTCAGCCAAACTCCGCTGGCCCACAACCACCTCAAGTCCTACCAGGAACAAGTGCAGCAGCTACCCAGGAGACATTAGTGGCAGCAAGCACGGCCACAACCAGATTATTCAAATTCATCCCTAATCCACCTACCATTGTGCCAAAGAAGTGAAGAATTGTGTAGCTTAAAGTTATGTTGATTTTGGAGTTTAGGTTTATACCTATTTCTGCACAGTTTGGCTTATGCTTTGTATTTTGTGTTTGAGGCTTACTTTTGACATATTAAACTTCATCAAACTATTCAATTTATGAGACTTGTTCATTTTGGAAAGATTTAGTAAACAATGGCTATGAACAACTTGTTTAGCAATATAACATTCTCTTTCTAAATTATGCATGCAACTACTGCCTCTAATTCCTCAATGTTTCCATGTTTATTTAGATATTCAAAACATAAGTTCAACATACTGATATTATAACTCGAGTTCCATTTAGATTACAGGACCATAACTTGTCAAAATGGCATGTTTCAATACATAAGATGAACCTACAACATACTATTCTCTATCATGATTGTTATAGTTCATCTCTCAAGCAATAGCTACAAAAAAGGAAACAACAACAGCAAATataattatagaaatacacaaGGCTAATgggtttttcttcttctccaaagcAATAATCTTCTCCTCCAAAACAACCATTCTATGATCCAAttcatcttcctttttctctacCTCTTCTACAACTTCAACATGTTTCTCAACGAAATGTCTGCTCTCACATATGCAACAATTGCTTCCTATTCTGGCAAGATGCTCATcgactcaaataaaaaatttacaatgAGGTTTCTTTCCCTgtcaaaatcatcaaaatcatcTACTGCCCGCATCCATCTCAGATCAAACCAAAGccagaatttttaaatttacctTATAGAATGGACAATCCAAGAAGATTCTGTTAGGATTGCTGCTAGTCCTCGACATATACATTATTGCATAAACTCCACAAAAGCACCTAGGGGCGACGGCGTCGTTTGGATGGTCAGCATGAACACCACATGGAATTGAGCTTGAAACAGAATTTTCTTCTCTTACTTCACTAATGCTTCTTCTTGAGGTTGATGATGCCTTCTTCGTCGCCATTACTGAAATTTGAACAAGTCTTCTCCTCACCACCAGCCGCCACCACGAAGGAACGACCCAAACGAATTTTAGTATTAGGGCAGCACTCagaacgacgtcgttttgagtGAGAGGGACTTATGTGTCCCGTTTTCAAATCCTACATCCCACTAACGTGCTACGTGGGAACGCCGTTGAGCCAGGTAAGCATAGGGGGAGCCAGCTCAGCGTTTTCTGTCCGCTCTGAGGGTGGCTCATGGATGGAGGGACTGATCGGTCTTATTTTCAGGAACGTCAgggatttaaatgtattttccaATGCTCAGGGATGAAAATGTCCGCGGGTAAAAAGGTCAGGGACTAAATTGTCCTTTTCTCTAATCTAATAAATGATAAATGAGTTGTATCCATTAGAATAAATAAGGAACAAAAATGATTATTAGAGTAAAAGTGATCgagataaaaaagaataaaagaaagatcaataaagggaagaagaaagattTTGTATGGAGGATGTAAGGATCGGTGATCGATAAAAATAAACTCAGCTTGACTCATTTGTTACCGAGTCATTCCCAAAGTTTGTGCTTCATTTACAGAAATGATTACAAAGTTCAAGATAACTTATGCGTTGGCTTGATGTAGCTATGGGCTAAGCTTTTAGATTATCACGATTTACACATTTGTAATTTGTTGTAGATCATTCACATTATTAGCATCCTTGTGTCTAACAATTTTCTTGTACTTCAACCCGAAAGTAATCAAGTTGGGTTCCATGTGATGTGAGACAGAAGCTAGTGAACTGAAGGTCATattataaagaaagaaaaaatagagaatgtaATGGGAAGTGATTTGTTATCTATAGTTCCGCCCAAATTTACCTATTAATCCTATAACTTGGCCTAAAATTTATCTATAAATCAGAATTATTGAATAACATATACTTcatcttatattttttcttatttgagtGTTGGAGTCTTTTTACAGGTCCCAATGGTGAAGTATAGCTCGATCTGTGCTCTTAGGACAAAAAACTCCAAATAGACGGAAGAAGGAGTTATATCTCAGCACTAGAAGGAGTTATACTTCGACTCAGATGACTGTGTAGAAAGTCAGAAAGAGTAAGTAAGTTGAACTTAAAGTAAACAAAATGCCACTCCTAATATATCCTACTAGCAGAGGACACTCGAGCCGTTGCATAGACTAATTGATGCTTTGTCTATTAACAAATGTTAGCAGTTTCTCTTTGATAATTTTGTACTAACTGAAGTAGAATCACATggtattttttatgttaagaCAACCATCTCTTTGGGGTTTTAGTCTTCTCTTTTAAtagcaaaaaatgaaaaaataaaacaaaagaaaaaaagaagacaacCATCTCTCCAATCCATCATGTTAATACAACCATATTAaatctaactaattaactaaaattCCATTGAGGATAAGAGTACTAACGCAATGATATTTGGCACCTAGTGATTGTATCTCTATCAGAGTTCAGGAGtgaaaaaaaactgaaaaagtcATACCAGATTACACATAAATGAacatagaccataatagaatttGTTTACCACCCATTCTAAGTCAAGTGGTTCAAGTCTTCTAACAAAATATTCAAATGTACAGTACCGCTTATTATCCAGAATATATTCAAAGATTATATTCACAAAAAGAAATCACAAATGATATAAATCGAACATTATTagcaatatatataaataagataGGGAAAAAATCCATTTTAGCGAAGAACTCACGGTGTTGctagtatatatatatgatgattaCTTTCTCCACTACTTTTGCTGTATGACATTGGTTTGTATTTGCATTTAGAATTGGTGTATTGACACTGGAAATTTGAAATTCTGTAAGGTGTTTGATGAGATCAAAGGGTTTATGATTAGTCGTACATCGTTGAACGATCACAGTTTTATCATACTTATATTTTTGCAAGCCACTACTAGTCTTAAACTGGATCACGTGGTGTTGTGATTGGGCCATTGCAACCCGCTAGGCTCAGGAAAGTCCCCGGGCCATGATCTGCAGAGATGCAGACTCGGTAACGAGTAATCTTCGTGCTGGCAAATTGGCTGAGACACGTGTGGAGCCTTCAATTTGCCGCCGAAGCACGTGGTCGATTTTACAGTGATTCACATAGGTGGGGGTGCTACCACCAACAGAACGGGGCTTACATCCATGTGATCTGCATTTTTTGCATTTTCCAATAAATAAATGGGCCGTGTGCGAGTCTAAAAagaatattacaaaaaaaaaagcaagtttCCAAGAGGAAGCCCAAATCGTGTGCTAAAAGCAAAACACTTTCCCTGTTTCCCACAATACAGCTTCCCATCCAAATTCATATTCTCtatcttgttttcttctttctctccgttgtttcaaaattttcaaatgttGTTTGTGGAAAAGCCCTAGGTATCCTTTTTTGGAACCGTTGAATCGAATCGATCATCATGGGGAACACGGAGAAGCTGATGAACCAGATCATGGAACTCAAATTCACCTCGAAATCGCTACAGCGGCAGGCACGAAAGTGCGAGAAGGAAGAGAAATCGGAGAAGCTCAAGGTCAAGAAGGCCATCGAGAAAGGGAACATGGACGGCGCTCGAATCTACGCGGAGAACGCCATTCGCAAGCGCACCGAACAGATGAACTACCTCCGCCTTGCATCGCGCCTAGACGCCGTCGTCGCTCGCCTCGACACGCAGGCCAAGATGTCCACCATAAGCAAGTCCATGGGGAACATCGTCAAGTCCCTCGAGTCATCGCTCAACACCGGAAACCTCCAGAAGATGTCGGAGACAATGGATCAATTCGAGAAGCAGTTCGTCAACATGGAGGTCCAGGCTGAGTTCATGGAAAGCTCCATGGCTGGATCCACTTCGCTTTCCACGCCGGAGGGTGAGGTCAACAGTCTCATGCAACAGGTCGCCGACGATTACGGCCTTCAGGTCTCCGTCGGACTCCCTCAGCCGGCAGCACACGCCGTGCCGGCCATGGAGACCGAGAAGGTTGACGAGGACGACCTCTCCAGGCGCCTCGCCGAGCTCAAGGCTAGAGGTtaacttataattttttcaaGAACGGTTGGAAGAATCGTGTTTTGAATGCAGTGTTACATAAGCTACATTGTTAATTATCGTTACTATTACTAGAACTAAATGATGTTGATGATCATGATTGCTGATACTGAACCTTATTGAGAATGAATGAGAGGAGTGGTTTGTGTATATTTTACTGAATTTGGTTCCTAAGATCTTGTTGCTGTTTTATTATGCAGACTTAGCTTTATGTTCtaaatttctttgtttatttgtttgattgatAATCTTTTCAGAGATCAAATTGATTCATGCATGATCGTTTAGTTCATAGTTGCGTTTGTGCCTCCTTCAATTCCATATGGTCCAAAGCTTCTGTAATTGCTCTCAAATGTCAATTACCTACAATACCCACTCAACTTGACCAATAACTCATTTTGGTCATTGTAGCTTAAACTGTGAGACAAAACCATAATTTTATAGTATCAGAGTGAGATAGAGTGATGATGAATAATGGTTTTAGACGTCTCCTATTCTGAGCTATTAAGCTACAGTTCATTCCATTCCAGTTTAACATGCTACTTTCCACATGGAATGATCGCATTTTCTGCTACGAATcggatatatattatttaactagGCACTTCTATCTATGTATATGGTTAGTGCGCATCAGCTTTTTGAAAATGAAGCGAAGATCTTTCTACATTTACGAATATTTTGGCATCCAATTCTGTCAGACTAAAGCAATAAGCTACTCATGTGGTTTATATTCCGCCAACAAAACCAGAATACAATACCATCACTTTTAACCTACTGTTTATTCAAGATATTTTATATTCACTCGTGTTTCTAAGTGGATATAGATGGTGTTAAGTTCTTTACTAATCAATTAcattagaaaaacaaaattactTAGAAGAATAAAAATCGTATACAaaacacaattttattttgttatggcTTGTTAGCTAACATCACAATATCCTCGTTTCACATAGACTATATTTTATTCTCAAACCAGACGATATTCCTTACATAAACTAGTAAAGAAAAACGAAAGTTTAAGATCACAATTCACAAACATAACTGCATAAGATATCCACACTCTGAGTACTAAATTCCCTATGTTCTTACTGGTTCTCCTTCAGAGACGTAGATCTTGGAGCAGTGCTTGTAAGCCTGTACAAGCCTCTCTGAACCTTGTTCATCAGTGACTTTGACGACGGTGCACTTGCCAACGTGAATGTAAGCGAATCCAAATACC comes from the Arachis duranensis cultivar V14167 chromosome 7, aradu.V14167.gnm2.J7QH, whole genome shotgun sequence genome and includes:
- the LOC107459003 gene encoding ESCRT-related protein CHMP1B, which produces MGNTEKLMNQIMELKFTSKSLQRQARKCEKEEKSEKLKVKKAIEKGNMDGARIYAENAIRKRTEQMNYLRLASRLDAVVARLDTQAKMSTISKSMGNIVKSLESSLNTGNLQKMSETMDQFEKQFVNMEVQAEFMESSMAGSTSLSTPEGEVNSLMQQVADDYGLQVSVGLPQPAAHAVPAMETEKVDEDDLSRRLAELKARG
- the LOC107459001 gene encoding 60S ribosomal protein L28-1; translated protein: MTTVPGQLVWEIVKKNNCFLVKEFGRGTQSVEFSREANNLYNLNSFKYSGLANKKTVTIQPAGKDQAVLLATTKTKKQNKPAALLHKSIMKKEFPRMAKAVKKQVAANYYRPDLTKAALARLSAVNRSLRVAKSGVKKRNRQAVKVHGRK